From the genome of Hydrogenophilus thermoluteolus, one region includes:
- a CDS encoding YhbY family RNA-binding protein, translated as MAALTIDSDQRRALRAQAHHLKPVVMIASKGLTPAVLAEIDRALTAHELIKIRVTGAERDIRAQYLETICDTLDCAPVQLLGNLLLVWRPNPEKRAETPRASRAKTADNNNAAAFVRRARRQALTKKRNHS; from the coding sequence ATGGCTGCACTGACAATCGATTCCGACCAGCGAAGAGCCTTGCGGGCGCAGGCCCACCATTTGAAACCGGTCGTGATGATCGCCAGCAAAGGGCTAACGCCAGCCGTGCTGGCCGAAATCGACCGGGCGCTCACGGCGCACGAATTGATCAAAATCCGTGTTACGGGAGCCGAACGCGACATTCGCGCCCAATATCTGGAAACGATTTGCGACACGCTCGATTGCGCTCCGGTCCAGTTGTTGGGTAATCTGCTCCTTGTTTGGCGCCCCAACCCAGAAAAGCGCGCAGAAACGCCACGCGCATCTCGTGCGAAAACCGCTGATAACAACAACGCTGCCGCGTTCGTTCGGCGCGCACGTCGGCAAGCCCTGACGAAAAAACGGAATCACTCGTAA
- the greA gene encoding transcription elongation factor GreA, with protein MKYPMTVRGAQKLKEELHRLKTVERPAVIAAIAEARSHGDLSENAEYDAARERQAFIEGRIMELEGKLANAQIIDPKTLDADGRVVFGATVDLEATESGEQVTYQIVGEDEADVREGKISVTSPIARALIGKYAGDVVVVQAPGGAREYEILDVRYE; from the coding sequence ATGAAATATCCCATGACGGTGCGCGGCGCACAAAAGCTCAAAGAAGAGCTCCATCGCCTGAAAACGGTGGAGCGGCCCGCGGTGATCGCGGCGATTGCCGAGGCGCGTAGCCATGGAGACCTTTCGGAGAACGCCGAATACGACGCGGCGCGCGAACGGCAGGCGTTCATCGAAGGACGGATCATGGAGCTCGAAGGGAAATTGGCGAACGCCCAGATCATCGATCCGAAAACCCTCGACGCCGACGGACGGGTGGTATTTGGCGCCACGGTCGATTTGGAGGCCACGGAATCTGGTGAGCAGGTCACCTATCAAATCGTTGGTGAAGACGAAGCCGACGTGCGTGAAGGAAAAATTTCGGTTACTTCGCCGATCGCCCGTGCTTTGATCGGCAAATATGCAGGAGATGTCGTGGTCGTGCAGGCGCCCGGCGGCGCCCGCGAATACGAAATTCTCGACGTCCGTTACGAGTGA
- the carB gene encoding carbamoyl-phosphate synthase large subunit: protein MPKRTDIESILIIGAGPIVIGQACEFDYSGAQACKALRAEGYRVVLVNSNPATIMTDPEMADVTYIEPITPEVVERIIAKERPDALLPTMGGQTALNTALELARSGVLERYNVELIGANETAIAKAEDRQLFKEAMTRIGLESARSGIAHSLEEALAVQSEIGFPVIIRPSFTLGGTGGGIAYNMEEFVEICKRGLDLSPVHELLIEESLIGWKEFEMEVVRDKNDNCIIVCSIENLDPMGVHTGDSITVAPAQTLTDKEYQRMRDASIAVLREIGVDTGGSNVQFAINPKDGRMIVIEMNPRVSRSSALASKATGFPIAKIAAKLAVGYTLDELKNDITGGAIPASFEPTIDYVVTKIPRFAFEKFPHANDRLTTQMKSVGEVMAIGRTFQESVQKALRGLEVGVYGFDEVECTPESLEHELANPGAQRILYLAQAFREGMSLEKIHQLTKIDPWFLSQIEALVEIEQKLKGRSLKGIDADEMRALKRKGFSDRRLAKLLDTTEEAVRLHRHALGVRPVYKRVDTCAAEFATPTAYLYSTYEAFCEAAPSNRRKIMILGGGPNRIGQGIEFDYCCVHAALALREDGFETIMVNCNPETVSTDYDTSDRLYFEPITLEDILEICHVEKPEGVIVQFGGQTPLKRAKALAANGVPIIGTSPDAIDAAEDRERFQKLLMQLGLRQPENRTARTPDEAMRLAAEIGYPLVVRPSYVLGGRAMEIVHDPQDLERYMREAVKVSNDSPVLLDRFLDDATEVDIDAVSDGERVVIAGLMEHIEMAGVHSGDSACSIPPYTLHPAVLDEIRRQTVALAKALDVVGLMNAQFAVQGSGPDATVYVLEVNPRASRTVPFVSKACGVPYAKVAARCMAGKKLAEQGVTEELVPPYFSVKEVVFPFNKFPGVDPILGPEMKSTGEVMGIGRTFAEAFYKSQLAAGVVLPRSGKVFLSVKPSDRPAAVAVGRRLHDLGFTIVATRGTARTLEAAGIPVQVVNKVNEGRPHIVDMIKNGEIALVINTVEARRQAVIDSRSIRVSALAAKAPIYTTIEGAEAAVMGIEMAERFDVYALQQLHREALAARRNG, encoded by the coding sequence ATGCCAAAGCGCACGGACATCGAATCGATTCTGATCATTGGTGCTGGACCGATCGTCATCGGTCAGGCCTGTGAATTCGACTACTCGGGGGCGCAAGCGTGCAAAGCGCTGCGTGCAGAGGGGTACCGGGTCGTTTTGGTGAACTCCAACCCGGCAACCATCATGACCGACCCCGAAATGGCCGATGTCACCTATATCGAGCCCATCACCCCTGAGGTGGTCGAGCGCATCATCGCAAAAGAGCGGCCCGATGCGCTCCTACCGACGATGGGGGGGCAAACCGCGCTCAATACCGCACTCGAGCTCGCCCGCTCCGGCGTGCTCGAACGTTACAACGTCGAATTGATCGGCGCGAACGAAACCGCGATTGCCAAAGCCGAAGACCGACAGCTCTTCAAAGAGGCGATGACCCGCATCGGACTGGAGTCGGCGCGCTCGGGCATCGCGCACAGTTTGGAAGAGGCGCTGGCGGTTCAGTCTGAGATCGGTTTCCCGGTCATTATCCGTCCCTCTTTTACGTTGGGAGGAACCGGGGGGGGAATCGCCTACAACATGGAAGAGTTCGTCGAAATTTGTAAGCGAGGGTTAGATCTCAGTCCGGTGCATGAACTCCTCATCGAAGAGTCGCTCATCGGCTGGAAAGAGTTCGAAATGGAGGTGGTGCGGGACAAGAACGACAACTGCATCATCGTCTGTTCGATCGAAAACCTCGACCCGATGGGTGTGCACACGGGCGACTCGATCACCGTGGCACCGGCACAGACGCTCACCGACAAAGAGTACCAACGGATGCGGGACGCGTCGATCGCGGTGCTGCGCGAAATCGGCGTCGATACCGGAGGGTCGAACGTTCAATTCGCGATCAATCCGAAAGATGGTCGCATGATCGTGATCGAAATGAACCCGAGGGTATCGCGCTCTTCGGCGCTCGCGTCGAAGGCAACCGGCTTCCCGATCGCCAAGATCGCGGCGAAACTCGCTGTTGGCTACACCCTCGACGAACTCAAGAACGACATCACCGGTGGCGCGATCCCCGCGTCGTTCGAGCCGACCATCGACTACGTCGTCACCAAAATCCCCCGTTTCGCATTCGAAAAGTTTCCGCACGCCAACGACCGTTTGACTACCCAGATGAAGTCGGTCGGCGAGGTGATGGCGATCGGTCGCACCTTCCAAGAGTCGGTGCAAAAAGCGTTGCGCGGCCTGGAAGTGGGCGTCTATGGGTTCGACGAGGTCGAATGCACCCCCGAATCGCTCGAACACGAGCTCGCGAACCCCGGGGCGCAGCGCATTTTGTACTTGGCGCAAGCGTTCCGCGAAGGGATGTCGCTCGAAAAAATCCACCAGCTGACCAAGATCGATCCGTGGTTCTTGAGTCAGATCGAAGCGCTCGTCGAAATCGAGCAAAAGCTCAAAGGGCGTTCGCTCAAAGGGATCGACGCCGACGAAATGCGCGCGTTGAAGCGCAAAGGATTCTCGGATCGCCGGTTGGCGAAGCTCCTCGATACCACCGAAGAGGCGGTCCGGTTGCATCGCCACGCACTTGGTGTGCGGCCCGTCTATAAACGGGTGGATACCTGCGCGGCCGAATTCGCCACACCTACTGCCTACCTCTATTCGACGTACGAAGCCTTTTGCGAAGCGGCGCCCAGCAATCGTCGCAAAATCATGATTTTGGGCGGAGGGCCGAACCGCATCGGCCAGGGGATCGAATTCGATTACTGCTGCGTCCATGCGGCACTGGCGCTGCGCGAAGACGGCTTCGAAACGATCATGGTCAACTGTAACCCGGAGACGGTCTCGACCGATTACGACACCTCTGATCGCCTCTATTTCGAACCGATCACGCTCGAAGACATCCTCGAAATCTGTCACGTGGAAAAGCCGGAAGGGGTGATCGTGCAGTTCGGCGGTCAAACTCCGCTCAAACGCGCCAAAGCGCTCGCCGCAAATGGCGTGCCGATCATCGGAACGTCGCCGGATGCGATCGACGCCGCGGAGGATCGCGAACGCTTCCAAAAATTGTTGATGCAACTGGGGCTGCGGCAGCCGGAAAACCGCACTGCACGTACCCCAGATGAGGCGATGCGTCTCGCTGCAGAGATCGGTTACCCGCTGGTCGTTCGTCCCAGCTACGTCTTGGGGGGGCGGGCGATGGAGATCGTTCACGATCCGCAAGATCTCGAACGCTACATGCGCGAAGCGGTCAAGGTGTCGAACGATTCGCCCGTGTTGCTCGACCGGTTCCTGGACGACGCGACCGAAGTCGATATCGACGCGGTGAGCGACGGTGAGCGCGTCGTGATCGCAGGCTTGATGGAACACATCGAGATGGCGGGGGTCCATTCGGGCGATTCCGCATGTTCGATCCCGCCCTATACCTTGCATCCTGCGGTGCTCGACGAAATCCGTCGCCAGACGGTCGCGCTCGCGAAGGCGCTCGACGTCGTCGGCTTGATGAACGCCCAGTTCGCGGTGCAGGGCAGTGGTCCCGATGCCACCGTTTATGTGCTGGAGGTGAACCCCCGTGCGTCCCGCACGGTTCCGTTCGTCTCCAAAGCGTGCGGGGTGCCCTACGCCAAAGTGGCCGCGCGCTGTATGGCTGGGAAAAAGCTCGCGGAACAGGGCGTGACCGAAGAGCTCGTTCCCCCCTATTTTTCGGTCAAAGAGGTGGTGTTCCCGTTCAACAAGTTTCCGGGTGTCGACCCGATCCTGGGGCCCGAGATGAAGTCGACGGGCGAAGTGATGGGGATCGGCCGGACCTTTGCCGAAGCGTTCTACAAATCGCAGTTGGCCGCAGGCGTGGTATTGCCCCGAAGCGGAAAGGTCTTTTTGAGTGTGAAACCGAGCGACCGCCCCGCGGCGGTGGCGGTTGGACGCCGCCTGCACGATCTCGGCTTTACGATCGTGGCGACGAGGGGTACGGCGCGCACGCTCGAAGCGGCAGGCATTCCCGTGCAGGTCGTCAATAAGGTCAACGAAGGGCGGCCGCATATCGTCGACATGATCAAAAACGGCGAGATTGCGCTGGTGATCAATACGGTCGAGGCCCGCCGTCAAGCGGTGATCGATTCCCGTTCGATTCGGGTGAGTGCGCTTGCAGCGAAAGCCCCCATCTATACGACGATCGAAGGGGCTGAGGCCGCGGTGATGGGAATCGAAATGGCCGAACGGTTCGACGTCTATGCGTTACAACAACTCCATCGGGAAGCGTTGGCAGCTCGGAGGAACGGTTGA
- the carA gene encoding glutamine-hydrolyzing carbamoyl-phosphate synthase small subunit: MRSNAVLALADGTVFHGVGIGAVGLTVGEVVFNTSITGYQEILTDPSYRRQIVTLTYPHIGNVGTNPEDEESETVHAAGLVIRDLSRVVSNFRATESLPDYLKRHNVVAIAEIDTRELTRRLRDQGAQSGAILTAPPGEMPNVTDALAAARAFPGLAGMDLAQEVTRRTVSEWREGAWQLGLGYPTVTETTRHVVVYDFGVKRNILRLLAARGCRVTVVPAQTPYAEVKALDPDGIMLSNGPGDPEPCHYAIAAAQAAMADGIPLFGICLGHQILGLASGARTVKMKFGHHGANHPVKDLTNGRVYITSQNHGFAVDADSLPINCRVTHVSLFDGSVQGIERTDVPAFGFQGHPEASPGPHDIADLFDRFVALIDARRQA; this comes from the coding sequence GTGCGCTCGAATGCAGTTTTGGCTCTGGCCGACGGAACGGTTTTCCACGGGGTGGGGATCGGAGCGGTTGGTCTGACCGTAGGTGAAGTGGTGTTCAACACCTCGATCACAGGGTATCAGGAGATCCTCACCGACCCCAGCTACCGTCGCCAAATCGTGACGCTCACCTACCCCCATATCGGAAATGTGGGGACGAACCCAGAAGACGAAGAGAGCGAGACGGTGCATGCGGCGGGGTTGGTGATTCGGGATCTCTCCCGCGTGGTGAGTAATTTCCGTGCCACCGAATCGCTTCCTGACTACCTCAAGCGCCACAATGTGGTGGCGATCGCGGAAATCGATACCCGCGAACTCACGCGTCGTTTACGCGACCAGGGGGCGCAAAGTGGCGCGATTCTCACCGCTCCGCCCGGTGAAATGCCGAACGTTACCGACGCGCTCGCTGCGGCACGAGCATTCCCTGGGTTGGCGGGAATGGATCTTGCACAAGAGGTGACACGGCGCACGGTGAGCGAATGGCGTGAGGGCGCGTGGCAACTCGGTCTCGGTTACCCCACGGTGACGGAAACGACCCGACACGTCGTCGTCTATGATTTTGGTGTGAAACGCAACATTTTGCGCCTCTTGGCGGCACGCGGTTGCCGAGTGACGGTGGTGCCGGCGCAGACCCCTTACGCCGAGGTGAAAGCGCTCGATCCCGATGGCATCATGCTCTCGAATGGCCCTGGGGATCCGGAGCCGTGTCACTACGCGATCGCAGCGGCGCAGGCGGCGATGGCCGACGGGATTCCCCTCTTTGGGATCTGTTTGGGACACCAGATCCTGGGTTTGGCATCCGGCGCGCGCACCGTCAAAATGAAATTCGGTCACCACGGCGCGAACCATCCGGTCAAGGATCTCACCAACGGTCGTGTCTATATCACCAGCCAGAACCACGGTTTTGCAGTGGACGCCGATTCGCTGCCCATCAATTGCCGCGTCACCCACGTTTCCCTCTTCGACGGCAGCGTTCAGGGGATCGAGCGCACCGACGTGCCAGCCTTCGGTTTTCAAGGCCACCCAGAGGCGAGTCCCGGACCGCATGACATTGCGGATCTCTTCGACCGCTTCGTTGCGTTGATCGACGCGCGGCGTCAGGCATAA
- the dapB gene encoding 4-hydroxy-tetrahydrodipicolinate reductase, with product MHAVKVAIAGAGGRMGRMLIEAALAPDSGVALAAAFDRPGSPVIGQDVGQLLGRTTGVSIGDDIAAAVVAADCVIDFTRPEGTFAILDEAVRHKRAMVIGTTGFDDAGRARIGAAARDIPIVFAPNMAVGVNAVFKLLEVAAKLLEGYDVEVIEAHHRHKVDAPSGTALEMGRIVARTLGWSFDAVAIFGREGNTGERPKQQIGFSTIRAGEIIGDHTVLFAAQGERIEITHRSQSRMPYAAGAIRAARFLADKPAGLYSMQDVLGI from the coding sequence ATGCATGCGGTCAAGGTAGCGATTGCGGGAGCGGGTGGTCGGATGGGACGAATGTTGATCGAAGCGGCACTGGCGCCCGATTCTGGAGTGGCGCTTGCTGCAGCGTTCGACCGCCCAGGATCTCCCGTGATCGGTCAAGATGTGGGGCAACTGCTCGGCCGGACAACCGGCGTTTCGATAGGCGACGACATCGCTGCAGCGGTCGTAGCTGCCGATTGTGTGATCGATTTTACGCGCCCCGAAGGGACCTTCGCAATCCTGGACGAAGCCGTGCGACACAAGCGGGCGATGGTGATCGGAACCACGGGGTTCGACGATGCGGGTCGCGCTCGGATCGGGGCCGCAGCGCGCGACATTCCCATCGTCTTTGCGCCCAACATGGCGGTAGGGGTCAACGCCGTATTCAAACTCTTGGAGGTGGCGGCAAAGCTCTTGGAAGGGTATGACGTCGAGGTGATCGAAGCGCACCATCGCCACAAGGTCGATGCCCCTTCGGGTACGGCGCTGGAAATGGGACGGATCGTCGCGCGTACGTTGGGGTGGTCGTTCGATGCGGTGGCCATTTTTGGGCGTGAAGGGAATACGGGTGAGCGGCCCAAACAGCAGATCGGGTTTTCGACGATCCGGGCCGGTGAAATCATTGGCGACCATACGGTGCTTTTTGCTGCGCAAGGGGAGCGGATCGAGATCACCCACCGGTCGCAAAGTCGGATGCCGTACGCCGCCGGTGCGATCCGGGCTGCGCGGTTTCTCGCCGACAAACCTGCGGGGCTCTATTCGATGCAGGACGTCCTGGGCATCTGA
- a CDS encoding outer membrane protein assembly factor BamE translates to MRRESPFRRTKKRLLTAELAGVGVVFALTGCALEQGSAFDRVAAIASPYSAPVRQGNWVEPEAARQLRKGMPQETVRLLLGAPLLVDPFRNDRWDYLYRYDDKRGHVEMRRLTLFFENGVLVRVEGDVVPANEAAAGSQSESRPRWQTVEIPAEQKE, encoded by the coding sequence ATGCGTCGCGAATCGCCTTTTCGTCGCACTAAGAAACGCCTACTCACCGCGGAGCTTGCGGGGGTTGGGGTTGTCTTCGCGCTTACGGGGTGTGCGCTGGAGCAAGGAAGCGCGTTCGACCGTGTTGCCGCAATCGCTTCCCCCTATTCGGCACCGGTTCGTCAAGGCAACTGGGTGGAGCCGGAAGCGGCGCGCCAACTGCGCAAAGGGATGCCGCAAGAAACGGTCCGGTTGTTGCTCGGGGCGCCACTGCTCGTCGACCCGTTCCGCAACGATCGCTGGGATTACCTCTACCGTTACGACGACAAGCGGGGGCATGTTGAGATGCGCCGCTTGACCCTCTTTTTCGAAAACGGCGTGCTGGTGCGCGTGGAGGGTGACGTCGTCCCGGCAAACGAAGCCGCGGCGGGGTCGCAGTCAGAAAGTCGACCGCGTTGGCAGACGGTCGAGATTCCCGCGGAACAGAAAGAGTAA
- the fur gene encoding ferric iron uptake transcriptional regulator, which translates to MNAKTDIDLREKGLKATYPRIKILELFAQEGARHLSADDVYRELLDQGVEIGLATVYRVLTQFEQAGVLLKHHFDGTKAVFELAENHHHDHLVCVDCGRIVEFHDEAIEARQKAIAEQYGFSLEDHALALYGRCVQGADCPYRKTRSKS; encoded by the coding sequence ATGAACGCAAAAACCGACATCGACCTCCGGGAAAAAGGGCTCAAAGCCACCTACCCGCGAATCAAAATTCTCGAACTCTTCGCGCAGGAAGGCGCGCGCCATTTGAGTGCCGACGACGTCTATCGCGAACTGCTCGACCAGGGGGTCGAAATCGGTCTCGCGACGGTCTATCGCGTGCTCACGCAGTTCGAACAGGCCGGGGTGCTGCTCAAACACCACTTCGACGGCACGAAAGCAGTTTTCGAACTGGCAGAAAACCACCACCATGACCACCTCGTTTGCGTGGATTGCGGGCGGATCGTCGAATTCCACGACGAGGCGATCGAAGCGCGACAAAAAGCGATTGCCGAACAGTACGGATTTTCGCTCGAGGACCACGCCCTTGCACTCTACGGTCGTTGCGTGCAGGGAGCCGATTGCCCGTACCGTAAAACGCGTTCGAAAAGTTAG
- the recN gene encoding DNA repair protein RecN: MIRRLEIRDFVLIEHLDLAFEPGFGALTGETGAGKSILLDAVTFVLGARADANWVRTGAQRAEVVLTCDWPEQPEAASLLAEWEIAPDDEAMLLIRRTLDANGRSRAWIQGVAVTQSQLRALGAWLADVHGQHAHHALLTPETQRRLVDRFAEAVPEAEAVARAWQAWQQAKNALDEAIATQGRIAEERERLTWWLREWQPIAFTAEEWQAWEAEYRRLSHAAELQQQVAVALDLLDRDPDGALVAVSRAIRALREVETFHAAIAEPLSLLAAAEAELDEAAASLKRELARFEEDPERLAFLHERISAAHELARKHRVLPEALPALAAEWEKRLAALDAASDLERLQTAERAAHQAYRDAAARLSAKRQKGARRLRDAVMRLLPELAMPHARFEVALESIEPSVHGMERIAFRFAANPGQPPAALAQVASGGELSRIGLAIQVASVGAEAIPTVIFDEVDVGIGGAVAAVVGRLMQQLGTWRQVLAVTHQPQVAACADWHWRVSKRPDSEQSVVTVVEPLAIDARIDELARMVGGAQVDEAARTHACSLLAMSQRGAQDAKG; the protein is encoded by the coding sequence ATGATTCGTCGTCTGGAAATTCGCGATTTCGTCCTGATCGAACACCTCGACCTCGCGTTCGAACCGGGGTTTGGTGCGCTCACCGGGGAGACTGGGGCGGGGAAATCGATTCTGCTCGACGCCGTGACGTTCGTTTTGGGCGCACGTGCCGATGCGAACTGGGTGCGCACCGGCGCGCAACGGGCCGAGGTGGTGCTCACTTGTGATTGGCCGGAACAACCTGAAGCCGCGTCGCTTCTTGCCGAATGGGAGATCGCGCCAGACGACGAGGCGATGCTGCTCATTCGGCGTACCCTCGACGCCAATGGGCGTTCGCGCGCTTGGATTCAAGGTGTCGCGGTGACGCAAAGCCAATTGCGCGCATTGGGGGCGTGGCTTGCCGACGTACATGGGCAACATGCGCACCATGCGCTCCTGACCCCAGAGACGCAACGGCGGCTCGTCGATCGTTTCGCCGAAGCCGTTCCAGAAGCGGAAGCGGTCGCGCGTGCCTGGCAAGCGTGGCAACAAGCGAAAAATGCACTCGATGAAGCGATCGCGACGCAGGGACGGATCGCCGAGGAGCGTGAGCGCCTCACTTGGTGGTTGAGGGAGTGGCAACCGATCGCTTTTACCGCAGAGGAGTGGCAAGCGTGGGAAGCGGAGTATCGCCGCTTGAGCCACGCAGCCGAACTGCAGCAGCAGGTCGCGGTTGCGCTCGATCTTCTCGATCGGGACCCAGATGGCGCGCTCGTTGCTGTCAGCCGCGCGATCCGCGCGCTACGGGAAGTGGAAACGTTCCATGCCGCGATCGCGGAGCCGCTTTCGCTGTTGGCTGCGGCGGAAGCCGAGCTCGACGAAGCGGCAGCGAGCCTCAAGCGGGAGTTGGCGCGCTTCGAGGAAGACCCCGAACGGTTGGCATTTTTGCACGAACGGATCAGCGCCGCCCATGAATTGGCGCGCAAACATCGCGTCCTTCCGGAAGCGCTGCCTGCGCTTGCCGCCGAATGGGAGAAACGCCTGGCCGCGCTCGATGCGGCAAGCGATCTGGAACGGTTGCAGACTGCAGAGCGCGCAGCGCACCAAGCGTATCGGGACGCCGCGGCGCGCCTGAGCGCGAAGCGTCAGAAGGGTGCGCGGCGGTTGCGCGACGCGGTGATGCGCTTGTTGCCGGAACTGGCAATGCCTCATGCCCGATTCGAAGTGGCACTCGAATCGATCGAGCCGAGCGTGCACGGCATGGAACGGATCGCGTTCCGTTTTGCGGCCAACCCAGGGCAGCCACCAGCAGCATTGGCCCAAGTGGCGTCGGGCGGGGAGCTTTCCCGCATTGGGCTGGCGATTCAGGTGGCTTCGGTTGGTGCCGAGGCGATCCCCACTGTGATTTTCGACGAAGTGGATGTTGGGATTGGGGGCGCGGTTGCCGCAGTCGTGGGTCGGTTGATGCAGCAGCTCGGGACATGGCGGCAAGTGCTTGCGGTGACCCATCAGCCACAGGTGGCGGCGTGTGCCGATTGGCACTGGCGGGTCAGTAAACGGCCCGATTCGGAACAAAGTGTCGTGACGGTCGTCGAACCGCTCGCAATCGATGCGCGAATCGACGAATTGGCGCGCATGGTGGGGGGTGCGCAAGTCGATGAGGCGGCTCGAACGCACGCCTGCTCACTGCTGGCGATGAGCCAGCGCGGGGCGCAAGACGCGAAGGGCTAA
- a CDS encoding NAD(+) kinase: MGVQFQSVGLAAKVHSEAALEALQTLAEWLSQMGCQVVIESSTFAHDAAESCRWTLAPFSRMAQMVDLAVVLGGDGTMLNAARQLVEHDVPLVGINLGRVGFLTDIARSEAIPQLERILHGEYQEERRLLLSGRIVRDGAVIAASHALNDIVMNKGDLGRMIEFELHIDGHFVYTQRSDGMIIATPTGSTAYALSANGPILHPQVAGIALVPLCPHALTARPITIPDRAEIELALLPGHVADVHFDGQGRVEMLPSDRLQVRRAGHQARFLHPIGYDYFAMLREKLHWSASPR, from the coding sequence ATGGGTGTGCAATTTCAATCCGTTGGGCTTGCCGCGAAGGTGCACTCGGAAGCAGCGCTGGAAGCGCTGCAGACGCTTGCCGAGTGGTTATCGCAGATGGGCTGCCAAGTGGTGATCGAGTCGTCGACGTTTGCGCACGACGCAGCCGAATCGTGCCGGTGGACATTGGCCCCTTTTTCCCGCATGGCGCAGATGGTCGACCTGGCCGTGGTCCTTGGCGGTGACGGGACGATGCTCAATGCAGCGCGGCAATTGGTCGAACACGACGTGCCACTCGTCGGGATCAACCTGGGTCGGGTGGGATTTCTCACCGACATCGCGCGTTCCGAGGCGATTCCACAGCTCGAACGGATCTTGCACGGCGAATATCAAGAAGAGCGGCGACTGCTCCTTTCCGGTCGAATCGTCCGGGACGGCGCCGTGATCGCCGCGAGCCACGCACTCAACGACATCGTGATGAACAAAGGGGATCTGGGGCGGATGATCGAATTCGAATTACACATCGACGGTCATTTCGTCTATACGCAACGGTCTGACGGGATGATCATTGCTACACCCACCGGTTCCACCGCCTACGCGCTTTCGGCGAACGGCCCTATTCTGCATCCTCAGGTTGCGGGCATTGCTCTTGTGCCCCTGTGCCCACACGCACTCACGGCGCGGCCGATCACGATTCCCGACCGGGCGGAGATCGAACTCGCCTTACTGCCAGGCCATGTTGCCGATGTCCATTTCGATGGGCAAGGGCGGGTGGAGATGCTGCCCTCGGACCGCTTGCAGGTGCGGCGCGCTGGCCACCAAGCCCGTTTCCTCCATCCGATTGGCTACGACTATTTTGCGATGTTGCGGGAAAAGCTCCATTGGAGCGCGTCACCGCGGTAA
- the hrcA gene encoding heat-inducible transcriptional repressor HrcA, protein MLDERSRILLKTLVERYIAEGQPVGSRTLSRASGLTLSPATVRNIMSDLEELGLVMSPHTSAGRAPTAAGYRFYLDKLIAIQPLDQRLIADLREELKPDQPQQLIRRASQILSELTQFAGIVMAPKRDTERLRHIEFVPLSGNRLLLILVTQSGEVLNRLVTAPRALSPSELVEASNFLTTHFAGKTLEEMREALAQELSRMREDISDLMRAALTAPLPEADPYVVSGENRLLEVGEFASNMERLRELFSLFEQRTALMRLLEQATQANGVQIFIGSESGVAELEECSLITANYSVHGRIVGSIGVIGPTRMAYDRVIPIVDITAKLLTHALSQYENTQG, encoded by the coding sequence ATGTTGGACGAACGCAGCCGCATCCTGCTCAAAACGCTTGTCGAGCGTTATATCGCGGAAGGACAACCCGTTGGCTCGCGCACCCTGTCGCGCGCAAGCGGCTTGACGCTTTCGCCGGCCACCGTGCGCAACATCATGAGCGACCTGGAAGAGCTCGGGCTGGTGATGAGTCCCCATACGTCGGCAGGTCGCGCCCCCACCGCGGCAGGCTATCGTTTCTACCTCGACAAATTGATTGCGATCCAACCGCTCGACCAGCGACTGATCGCCGATCTGCGCGAAGAGCTCAAACCCGACCAGCCGCAGCAGTTGATCCGACGCGCCTCTCAGATTTTGTCGGAACTGACGCAATTTGCCGGCATCGTCATGGCACCGAAGCGCGATACCGAACGGTTGCGGCACATCGAATTCGTCCCGCTTTCGGGCAACCGCCTGTTGCTCATCTTGGTGACCCAAAGCGGCGAGGTCCTCAACCGTCTGGTGACCGCGCCTCGGGCGCTCTCTCCGTCCGAACTCGTCGAGGCCAGCAACTTTTTGACGACCCATTTCGCGGGTAAAACGCTCGAAGAGATGCGAGAAGCGTTGGCGCAAGAGTTGAGCCGCATGCGGGAAGACATCTCGGATCTGATGCGTGCCGCACTCACCGCGCCGTTGCCCGAAGCGGATCCCTACGTCGTTTCCGGTGAAAACCGCTTACTGGAAGTGGGCGAATTCGCCAGCAACATGGAGCGGCTGCGCGAACTCTTCTCCCTGTTCGAGCAACGAACCGCGTTGATGCGTCTTTTGGAGCAGGCGACACAGGCAAACGGCGTGCAGATTTTCATCGGGAGCGAATCGGGTGTCGCGGAATTGGAAGAGTGTTCGCTGATTACCGCCAACTACTCGGTGCATGGCCGGATCGTCGGCTCGATCGGGGTGATCGGCCCCACCCGCATGGCCTACGATCGGGTGATTCCCATCGTCGATATCACTGCGAAATTGCTCACCCATGCGCTGAGTCAATATGAGAATACCCAAGGATGA